Proteins from a genomic interval of Medicago truncatula cultivar Jemalong A17 chromosome 3, MtrunA17r5.0-ANR, whole genome shotgun sequence:
- the LOC25490436 gene encoding albumin-1, giving the protein MTYVKLITLALFLVTTLLMFQTKNVEAEFCSSVGSFCSPFNTNPCGYLGNCRCVPYYLYGGTCENPFGFEHNMKMIEEHPNLCQTHAECIKKGSGNFCARYANADVEYGWCFASVAEAERYFKIGSNTAVKSLFKIASKSKEQDYLKMALEIAT; this is encoded by the exons ATGACTTATGTTAAGCTCATTACTTTGGCTCTATTCCTGGTTACCACACTCT TAATGTTTCAGACAAAGAATGTTGAAGCAGAGTTCTGTTCGTCCGTGGGATCCTTTTGTTCACCATTTAACACGAATCCATGTGGCTACCTCGGAAATTGTCGCTGTGTCCCTTATTATCTATATGGAGGTACTTGCGAGAATCCATTTGGTTTTGAACATAATATGAAGATGATCGAGGAACATCCTAACTTATGTCAAACTCATGCCGAGTGCATCAAGAAGGGAAGTGGGAACTTTTGTGCTCGTTATGCTAATGCTGATGTCGAATATGGGTGGTGTTTTGCCTCTGTAGCCGAAGCAGAACGGTACTTCAAAATTGGATCAAACACTGCAGTAAAAAGTTTGTTCAAGATTGCCTCTAAATCTAAAGAACAAGACTACCTTAAGATGGCTTTGGAAATTGCCACTTAA